The genome window CTGTACAGATTGGCCTGGCCTTGAGCCTGTTGAGAACCTGGTCTAACAATGTAGAAATGATAGGCCCAACCGGGGCTGGGTTGAGGGAGTCTCAGTCCATAAAGAACAAGGAATACCAACGAAGGAATAACAATGGTGAGCTGTAGCAATCTACAGGGCAATGAAAGAGTTTCCTCCGAAGGAGATGTTTGAACCAATATCTGCATGGAAGGATTTTCTCAGAGGATCATTTGTTTTTGCTTTACTTCCAACCGGATTCGGCAAGAGCGAAGAGAGCGAGATCGCCCCTTAGTACTTCAATCTTATTGGCTGGGTTCATTGAACACTGTAAGGCCTCACCCAAATCTGGAGATCAATTGCTGCCCAACCAAGGCAAGGCTGATATCCATTGGGTAACGCAACTTGATTACCCGGGTGGTATCGCCCGgctaaaaaaaagctttttccCTTTGCTTCAGACTGTTAAGCgatgtatgtgttcatgttttaCGTCTGTGATGCTAGAGAATTCTAAATACGAGCCACGGGGAGTATTCGCTCGCACTGAGAACACCCCTCAATAAGTGTGTGAAACGTCTCAAGCTTCCGTAACGGTGTGACGTCACACGGGGgcggtgctgaagtgcagaagtcccgcctcccggctacacgcaatgtttacaacttccCTGGGGTGTGAATTTGCAGTCAGACGCGCAAATGGGATCTTTAAAGCCTTCTAAAGCCCTCCTCCCTCGTCCCGCTGTGTTCAGCGAGCAGCCGTACTCCTGCAGCGCTGAGGGCACCATCCTGCTGTGGGACGCCTCCAGCCTCACAGTCAACCGGCAGCTGCTGCTCACATGTGACCGGCTCTCCTCCATACAGATCCACAATGGCATGCTGTGGTGCTGTACGTACagaagccgtgtgtgtgtgtgtgtgtgtgtgtgtgtgtgtgtgtgtgtgtgtgtgtgtgtgtgtgtgtgtgtgtgtgtgtgtgtgtgtgtgtgtgtgtgtgtgtgtgtgtgtgtgtgtgtgtgtgtgtgtgtgtgtgtgtgtgtgtgcgcgcgataTAGTGCTGCACATCTCGTGTATGACTAAATGCAGTCCCTTGTTTTGTACTGTGATAATTGTCCCAGTAGAGCAGtctcattgtgtgtgagtgtatgactTCTTCATTCATGCAGAATGAACACAAAAAGGGTGTTGTTGCAGGTTGTGGTGACAGTATTGTGGAGGTCAGACGGAATGGTGCACTTCAGAGGAGGATTTCAATGCCTGATGATCTACTGACCATGCCCAGTTGCTTCAACAGCTTTGTCCTTATCATGGAGGTGAATGATCTGCCTCTGTTGGAGAATTATGCAAACGTGATCCAGTTGCTATGTTCTTAACACATCCtgggtccgtctgtctgtctgtgtctgttctcAGCGAGGACAGTTGTGGACGGGCTGCCCAGACTCtggagagctgtgtgtgtggcacacGTCGGACGCCAAGAGGCCCGTTAAAAGAATCCCATTACCGGGCATCTCTGGAGTCAATTGTATGATTAGGGTCAAAGACCAGGTAGGGGGATGTGATCAAGATGTATTTGATACATTTTTTGTCAGGGAACATTCTGATGTCTTTCTGAGCCATCACTGATGATTTAGATCTGAGAGtatgcgtgtctccctgtggcACGAATGTCAATTTAATCACAACCCAGATTTTTCCGCAAGCTtgcccacctcctccatcacttctctcctccctccactaTTCTGGTGACCCTGTCCCTTTTCATCCATCCTCAATATTCTCTGTGCGTCTCCCCCTATAGATCTGGGTTGGTTGCCAGGGCGACAGGGTCCTCCTCGGAGGTCCGTGCGGCGGCCAGCTGAGGagcctggtgctggtggtggacccTGGCAGCCACGCGGTGCAGATGGAGCTGCAGGCCCACTCGGACACCATCCACACCCTGTGCTCTGCGGAGCACCGCTACGTCCTCAGCGGCTCCGGGCGCCGCGACGGCAAGATCGCCATCTGGAAGGTTGACTAGAGGGGGGCGGCGACGAGAGATGAACTGACATGCATAGTTTTGAACAAAAGAATGGACCTTGAGGAAGGAGATGATGGTGTTTTCTGAGAGCAGCTTGATTTATTTTTAGGATTGGATACTTGATGATCTTTGGCTGATCATTTACTTCAGTGAGGCGTTGAAGTAAAATACCTTGAAAAGCAGAAAAGGgattcatgaaaaaaagcagagACCTTTTCTTTGTGCTTTAAATCACATCCAGCAAAGAGAAAGACCAAAGGAAACGGAGGAGGATGATTGTCAACTAttacaaatgtactttttgaAATGAAAATTAAGTAATTCATTCATGATTTTCACATCTGCTCCTAAATAGTTAGTATGAAGTCATAGTGCCTCAGTCTTTTGTAAGCAGTATTTATCATCATAATAAATGTCAGGGAAGGACAGTGTATTGAAAGTTAAAGAAAGGTCTTTCATGCATGAGCTCAATAAATGACGAGAAAAAGTTGTTAAAAACATTGATTTAATAGCACACATGGAACACATTGAGTATGAATTCCAGGGATCTTAGTTCTCATTACAAGTACCATTCCAAGAGAGACTTGGGAATGTATGCAAGTTGATATAGTTTGTCGTTAACACACATTTTAAAGAAGGGTTTGGATAAGAGGCAAAACATTATTGGATGCTTGGGAAGATACATTTGGTTTAGAGGAATGATGAGTTGAACAGCTTCCATCTCAGTAGTATAACTCTTTATCCCACCAACCTGAAAGACATCAAACACAATCATGGATGTAGGGAGTCCATATGGCGAAAGATAGAGGCTTACGTTGTAAAATTCATGCATATGGATCAGTACACTTCGCTTACTTCCTGGATTTCTCCGGACACCTAACTTTCTGATCTCGTCATACACAAAGATGAGTATTCCATAGGGAACTGGGACGAACCACCATTGGACCCTGAAATGAGATGCACACGAATATGACCAAGCCTATTGTAGAGTCCTTACCGACTCTTAACAATATGGTACATTTTACCATGGAGAACCGTAGGAGATGTATACAAATGTGATGCAGCTCTTTGATAAGATCTACTTTATTCTCCTCACACCACAGTTCAGTAGTCTTTACTGAATCCCCATTGTTGAACGTTACCTGATGGGCATGAAGTTGAAGATGTTGGGCATTCCTGGACAGTAACATAGAAGGTTACCCAGTAACAGCTGGAAGACGATGGCAGAGACCAGGACTTTGTTCCTACACACACATTAGATTACCTCCAATCAGATTATTTCTGTCTGTATCTTTATCGTGTTGATTATTCCCGGAAGGGGAAGTAATGAAATTGTAATGGCTTATATGGTTTAACAGTATCTGAATAGGTGcaaaacaaatatttaaatatatgaataaaagCTACAGAGTACCCATAACCCTCCATCCAGCCCCCCCCAATGTAGTCCGCCCCCCATCTCCCCATGGTGGGGGGATGCTGCTACTGACCTGAAGAACCCCTGCTGGAAGACGGAGAGACGGCGGGTCTTCCTGATGAGCACGTCGGAGATCTGGCAGATTTCTATGCTGACGAAGAACACGGTGTAGCACGTGTACTGCTGGTACAGCCTCTGACCAAACGTCTGAACCCAAGAGACCATTTGAATTGGTATAATGATATTAGTGCTGTCgagcgattaaaatattgaatcgtgattaatctcattaatgtcatagttaactcacgattaatcgaaaaaaattctatgctaaatatcccttgaattctttgtccaATTAATTTTTcgcattttaatgctcttaacatggagaagtgcatcggcttgctgtgtgtgtgtgtgtgtgtgtgtgtgtgtgtgtgtactaaccCATTCCTGTCCATAGCTGTCCTGCATGTCTTGCAGGTGAACATTCTCCCAATGAGCACGGAGGCCCACACACATCAGTGGGTACCAGCCCTCCTGGGCCATGGCAGAAAAGTAGTCTGTGAAGCCTGCAAAGGACTGAATAGCACCTGAACACAGAGTACAGATACTTAATCATATGTGCAACCTTAAGCCATTCAGTTTGTTCCTGGGAAGACACTCACAGAGTTGATACAGAGCTTTACACAGTTGATATAATGTTCAAAACATGAACTATTCTGGTATAGTGAGACATACAGAAATCCTTATGAAATATTTTCGAACAAAAACATTTAGTCAAGTGATGCAGACCCAACCAGCAGCCCACTGTGGGACTGCTGCCAGAGCAGGACTCACCGATCTGGAAATAGGAGTAGGCGGCCAGAGCCTCGTTCACCAGCCTGTCCCGCCGAGGGTTCCTGGGCTTCAGGTTCATGATGTCACTCTCTGCCTTCTCATAGGCCAGCGAGACTGAAGGGTACTATCgagaaaaaaacgtttttaaaaCAGAATGAAGAAGCAGGACGCTTGTTTGCCCAGCGTGAGGAAGCAGATATTCTCTCAAATGGTAAGTGAGAAGAGCCTAGAAAAACAAGGGGAAAGATGAATGATATTAAGGCAATGAAACGTGTGAAATATGCTTTGCTTTCACAAGGTGATTCCCTTGATTCAGAATGAGGGTAACAAGAGCACTTACAGTTTTCACAGATGCCTCATCATTGGACAAACACAGATCTCACCACCCCAaatttaattctgggactgctCCTTTAATGTATCAGGGCAGGTTTAATAGACTTAACTAGTTTAGCTAGGTCCTGGTACATAGCAGACCCATAACTAGTCCAATGAGCGACACTTGAAGAGGCTATCATGACCCTAGTGATGACATGAGGACTCACGATGTCGGTGGCAAGCTCGATGAACAGGATGGTGATGCAGCCCAGAGGAAGTGGCACGCTGACGGTGATGTAGATCAGATAGGGCGTGAGCTCTGGGATGTTCTTGGTCAGTGTGTAGGCGATGGACTTCTTCAGGTTGTCAAAAATGAGGCGGCCTGCAGGCAGTCACAGAGAAGTGTTATTGGTTAGAAGTTGCATAGCTATCTGTCAGCTATTAAAGTTCCTGTCTGTGTAAGGGCTGAACAACATCTTGGCCGACTTTTTGGGGTTGTTAGGTTTCAAACTGAAACCCTCTTGCACTTTTTTAtgctctcccccttcctcccccactAATGAAATACTGGCACTTATTGTTTGGTCAATAAGTCAAAATCGTTTTTCTTTGAACTTTCAAAAGAACAATTTTAACCCCTAATATTCTCTCTCGCGCTCACCCTGCTCCACTCCGGTGACGATGGAGGCAAAGTTGTCGTCCAACAGGATCATGTCGGCAGCATTCTTGGCGGCGTCCGACCCAGCAATCCCCATGGCAATGCCGATGTCGGCCTTCTTCAGGGCGGGGGAATCGTTCACTCCGTCCCCCGTCACCGCGACGATGGAGCCCTGAGGGAAGACTCAGTCAGCCATGTTGGAGTAGAGACGTGGATGTTTAATCTGCTCCTGGGTGATgtgatatgaatatatatatatacatacacatatatatacatgatatatgtatgcatatatatatataactattgCAATGCACAAAACACAAATTGACAAGGGTTACCCCCTTGATAAAGCTCCGGATGAATGCTTATATTCCTATATTATATCAGAAATTACATTCTGAATGTATGTTATATCCAGCATTCTGCTTCTGAAATGACATGATCTTTTTATAATCATAAAAGGATAACTTCGCCAGTATAAAGGCATAAAGGAGATCATGACAATTGTTGGCAATTTAAGATGAAAAGTAAAACTCactttgtgtggctgtgtgtgtgtgtgtgtgtgtgtgtgtgtgtgtgtgtgtgtgtttgtattcatgtgcatgtgtgtgggtgcaggtgtgcgtgcgtgagggtgtgcgtctgtgtgtgtgtaggtgtgtgtgtgcctgtgagagtgtgtgtgtgtgagactacCAGTCGTTGACAGCTCTCCACGATGATAAGTTTCTGCTGCGGGGAGGTCCTGGCGAACACCATCTCAGGGTGGCTACGCAGCGCCTCGTCCAGGTCCTCGCTGCTCATGTCCTTTAGTTGGCCTCCGTTGATCACACACGCACGGgcatcactacacacacacacacacacacacacacacacacacacacacacacacacacacacacacacacacacacacacacacatttaatgacACACATTTAAGAGGGACCCCCAAGCGGGACTACAAACCCCCCAGTGGGATCATTGCTGTAGCACAACATAGCATAACCATGAATAATCCATGTATATTAtagtattgatttgttttagTGTGGATATATTGTGGTAACTGTGGATTTTTATTCGCCAAAGGTATCTTTCTATCTACAGTCAGCATTAAAGTTGAATGTTTGGGTGCATGGGTGTAAGTGTTAGTGTTTGGTTTGAGGGATTCTGATCAATAATAGTACCTCTTGTTCACTTGTTCCACAGGGATACGTTTCCGGATGGCGATGTCCTCCACGGTCTCACTGCCTTCTGAAATGATGCCAACATTGGCTGCTATGGCCCTCGCTGTGATTGGATGATCCcctgtcaccatgacaacctaAGGATCAAAAGATCAACCCCAGTAGACTCACAACTTTTCAATTCATTCGGCGGTTGGTTAATTAATgtgcccttattgtaaagttaCCCAAGCTTTTTCCCCACTTAATCCCAAATGCTCAATGACACATACGATAATATATCTCATAAAGTTAAAGATGCTTTAGGTAAGATTTAAGGGCCATTAATTGAGTGTCCTTTTCAGACTGCTCCTTgatcatttctgaccaatcagagcatccTTCCTTGACTGATCTtgagaatccatcttgcctaTCAGTCGCATGTGCGTGTGATGCAAGACTTCTCAATGGGGGAGAAATGTTGGGCGGGAGGGcgggagcagaggaggaagggacTTTAAGGGGTTGTTTCGTTTCCAAATCTTTCCcccttttctgctctctctctttacaactcttgaATCCTGCATACAGGAACTTTAGCTTCGTTGTCATATAACTGTATAATCACCCTGATTCCTGCTGTCCNNNNNNNNNNNNNNNNNNNNNNNNNNNNNNNNNNNNNNNNNNNNNNNNNNNNNNNNNNNNNNNNNNNNNNNNNNNNNNNNNNNNNNNNNNNNNNNNNNNNTAGGCAAACAGTTCCTTCCGACTTTTCTTTCACTgattatgaaaataaataagctGCTGTGTTAGTGTGAATTCAGTATATTATGAATTCAgttactttctttttttcagaACTTCCACGTGTGTCCCTCTCAGAGGAAAAGCTGGTTTCTCAGGAATTTCCCCACAAACTGAGCTGCAATTGCCAGAACTACTATCCACTGGATTGCAAGGTCCTTAACTTATATGGAAAAACTTTCAACTTGGGTCGATTCTATAATTACCATTATTACCAACCTTCTTAtatcgaaaaaataaaaaatttcaGTAGAAGAATATATTTTTCTAGCCTAACTTGTCTTCCTAAGCCCAAATGTCCTAAAAGCCATAAAGGTTTAAGGAGGCACATTTAACTAATTAGAACTATAATGAACTATAATAGTTGAACTAGTTATGCCCTTTTTCCTccgacagtaccagctcaactcggCCCGcctttttttgcgtttccatcGCCAAAATGTGGTACCTGGTACTTTTTTTAGTCTCACCTCCGTCGAGGTACCATGAGAGCTGCTCTGATACTTTAACGTGACGTAAACAGTCTGCTGGCCattgattggccagagagttaCAGAAAGCGATATGTACGATTTCTTCTTCTAACAAAAATAGGGTTTATAGTGTACAGCAGTAGCATATCATCCCAAGATGAGCAACTTGTCAGAGAAAGCGATGTTACATTTTATAGGCGACCCACAACGTAAGATGTCACATTCACGATAATGAACTACGAGGGCAGTAAAATACGTAATAGTTTACTAGTCATACATGTATGCATGATGTGACCCTAGAAAGCACAGACGAAATAAGCTAAATATGCACCTTCATTTCAAGCGTATtcgttttgtgtttgtatggtcCTATGGTGCTCACCTTATGCACCAGTCACATTATGCCTTTTAGGTCATCCCCAACATCatcagtgatgatgatgatttctGTACACTAAACATGATCTATTCATTGTATTGTTTAGATGGAGTGGTTCTCGGTATCCCCTGACGACGTGGAGAGGACAGAGCTGAGTGGGGAGATGTCCCTATCCAGCCACCGTCAGCACGGTGACGGGACCGTCTCCCTGTCCTCCCACCTCTACCTCCAGCACC of Gadus macrocephalus chromosome 11, ASM3116895v1 contains these proteins:
- the tapbpl gene encoding tapasin is translated as MNSVTFFFSELPRVSLSEEKLVSQEFPHKLSCNCQNYYPLDCKMEWFSVSPDDVERTELSGEMSLSSHRQHGDGTVSLSSHLYLQHRSLPPGTGLICRVSHPALGSPISISLVVQPPASVRTEVYWMGLGFLLITVLFFYQLMR
- the LOC132468386 gene encoding potassium-transporting ATPase alpha chain 1-like, producing the protein MVTGDHPITARAIAANVGIISEGSETVEDIAIRKRIPVEQVNKSDARACVINGGQLKDMSSEDLDEALRSHPEMVFARTSPQQKLIIVESCQRLGSIVAVTGDGVNDSPALKKADIGIAMGIAGSDAAKNAADMILLDDNFASIVTGVEQGRLIFDNLKKSIAYTLTKNIPELTPYLIYITVSVPLPLGCITILFIELATDIYPSVSLAYEKAESDIMNLKPRNPRRDRLVNEALAAYSYFQIGAIQSFAGFTDYFSAMAQEGWYPLMCVGLRAHWENVHLQDMQDSYGQEWTFGQRLYQQYTCYTVFFVSIEICQISDVLIRKTRRLSVFQQGFFRNKVLVSAIVFQLLLGNLLCYCPGMPNIFNFMPIRVQWWFVPVPYGILIFVYDEIRKLGVRRNPGSWWDKELYY